One Paraburkholderia flagellata genomic window carries:
- a CDS encoding sugar ABC transporter ATP-binding protein: MMQGIGKAFGPVRVLEGVDFRIEAGEIHALMGENGAGKSTLMKILSGVYQADAGEILVDGRAVLIRSTVEAERAGIAIIHQELNLIPQLTVMENLFLGREPSRFGMVDTATMRKEARKWLDKVGAQRIDPQTEAGLLSIGQQQLVEIAKALSLNAQVLVMDEPTAALTNREIETLFEIMQSLKASGVAIVYVSHRMEEIFRVCDKISVLRDGHFVGERAIRETGFDEIVRLMVGREIGERFPKRSHAPGEVRLSVAGLADEGHIEGITFDVRAGEVLGIAGLMGAGRSEILRTLFGANRKTAGSVTLDGSALDVRDASSAIAAGIGFVTEDRKRQGLVLGMSVRENATLVHLDQYATLGFVNERAERSAVDGLIKQLRVRTRDAELDVKALSGGNQQKVVFAKWLAQPPKVLLLDEPTRGVDVGGKAEIYTIINQLAEQGVAIVMVSSELPEVLAMSDRILVMHQGRQNGIFEAANATQELIMTAAAGGDVAAARAVAA, from the coding sequence ATGATGCAGGGGATCGGCAAGGCGTTCGGTCCGGTTCGGGTGCTCGAAGGCGTCGATTTCCGCATCGAGGCAGGCGAGATCCACGCGTTGATGGGCGAGAACGGCGCAGGCAAATCGACGCTCATGAAAATCCTGAGCGGCGTGTATCAAGCCGATGCGGGCGAGATCCTCGTCGATGGACGCGCGGTGCTGATCCGCAGCACGGTCGAGGCCGAACGCGCGGGCATTGCCATCATTCACCAGGAATTGAACCTCATCCCGCAACTGACGGTGATGGAGAATCTCTTCCTTGGCCGCGAGCCGAGCCGCTTCGGCATGGTCGATACCGCAACGATGCGCAAGGAGGCGCGCAAATGGCTCGACAAAGTCGGCGCGCAGCGTATCGATCCGCAGACGGAGGCTGGGCTGCTCTCCATCGGTCAACAGCAGCTCGTGGAAATTGCCAAGGCGCTTTCGCTGAACGCACAGGTGCTCGTGATGGACGAGCCGACCGCCGCGCTCACGAACCGCGAGATCGAAACGCTCTTCGAGATCATGCAGTCGCTCAAGGCGAGCGGTGTGGCGATCGTCTACGTCTCGCACCGCATGGAGGAGATCTTCCGCGTGTGCGACAAGATCAGCGTGCTGCGTGACGGCCATTTCGTCGGCGAGCGCGCGATTCGCGAGACGGGTTTCGATGAGATCGTGCGGCTGATGGTGGGCCGCGAGATTGGCGAGCGTTTCCCGAAACGCAGCCATGCGCCGGGCGAGGTGCGCCTGAGCGTGGCCGGTCTGGCGGACGAAGGGCATATCGAAGGCATTACGTTCGATGTGCGCGCGGGCGAGGTGCTCGGTATCGCGGGTCTCATGGGCGCGGGCCGCAGCGAGATTCTGCGCACGCTGTTCGGCGCGAACCGCAAGACCGCGGGCTCGGTGACGCTCGACGGCAGCGCGCTCGACGTGCGTGACGCGTCCAGTGCGATTGCGGCGGGTATCGGCTTCGTCACGGAAGACCGCAAGCGTCAGGGCCTCGTTCTCGGCATGTCGGTGCGCGAAAACGCGACGCTCGTGCATCTGGACCAGTACGCCACGCTCGGTTTCGTCAACGAGCGTGCGGAGCGCAGCGCCGTCGACGGCCTCATCAAGCAGTTGCGCGTGCGTACGCGCGACGCGGAACTGGATGTCAAGGCGCTCTCGGGCGGCAATCAGCAGAAAGTCGTGTTCGCGAAGTGGCTCGCGCAGCCGCCTAAAGTGCTGCTGCTCGACGAGCCCACGCGCGGCGTGGACGTGGGCGGCAAAGCCGAGATCTACACGATCATCAATCAGCTTGCGGAGCAAGGCGTTGCCATTGTGATGGTGTCGTCTGAACTGCCCGAAGTGCTGGCCATGAGCGACCGCATTCTCGTCATGCATCAGGGGCGCCAGAACGGCATCTTCGAAGCGGCCAACGCCACCCAGGAACTGATCAT
- the rbsD gene encoding D-ribose pyranase codes for MKKYGHLNRDIARVLARMGHTDSLVIADCGLPVPDGVECIDVSLAAGVPDFFAVLDSVLADFKAERAVFASEAQTHNAAVVARSRDMAAARIAVENVPHEEFKRRCREAKAVIRTGECSPYANVILHSGVIF; via the coding sequence GTGAAAAAATACGGACACTTGAATCGCGATATCGCACGCGTGCTGGCCCGCATGGGCCACACGGACAGCCTCGTGATCGCCGACTGCGGGCTGCCGGTGCCCGACGGCGTGGAATGCATCGACGTCTCGCTTGCGGCCGGCGTGCCCGACTTCTTCGCCGTGCTCGACAGCGTGCTCGCCGACTTCAAGGCCGAGCGCGCCGTGTTCGCGAGCGAGGCGCAGACCCACAACGCGGCCGTGGTGGCGCGCAGCCGCGACATGGCCGCCGCGCGCATCGCCGTGGAAAACGTGCCGCACGAGGAGTTCAAGCGCCGCTGCCGCGAGGCGAAAGCGGTGATCCGCACTGGCGAGTGCAGCCCCTATGCGAATGTGATCCTGCATTCGGGCGTGATCTTCTGA
- a CDS encoding lysozyme inhibitor LprI family protein, producing MILRTKVLYALALLPIIASAKTVYSGEFDYHNFKSPVASFSGRTQAEVARMCNTGEHASNDDLAQCSHLKFNYASSQLEKKLKAIRSRSENNDKSLKTDGEPPSSPYFEKAQAAWTTYRDNECYSETYSMGAAAERYIFFWECMANITKSRVKELDELLKY from the coding sequence ATGATTCTTCGCACTAAAGTCCTATATGCGCTTGCACTACTGCCTATCATTGCTAGTGCAAAGACCGTGTACTCAGGCGAGTTTGATTACCACAACTTCAAGTCACCAGTAGCTTCATTTTCCGGCCGAACACAGGCGGAAGTTGCGCGTATGTGCAACACAGGCGAGCACGCGAGCAACGATGACTTGGCGCAGTGCTCGCACCTGAAATTTAACTACGCGAGCAGCCAACTGGAAAAGAAGTTGAAGGCAATACGTTCCAGGAGCGAAAACAACGACAAGTCACTAAAAACCGATGGCGAACCGCCATCGTCGCCTTACTTCGAAAAGGCACAAGCTGCTTGGACAACGTATCGTGACAACGAATGCTATAGCGAAACGTACTCTATGGGCGCAGCGGCGGAGCGTTACATTTTCTTTTGGGAGTGTATGGCGAACATCACGAAAAGCCGCGTAAAGGAGCTAGACGAACTGTTGAAGTATTAA
- a CDS encoding lysozyme, whose translation MPDALATAVSNTDPDSNVTAYTQRLGKPWKMSEDGVKFLEGWEAYSATIYDTDGSKAGNATVGYGHLVHLGKISGAASEKPFQKGISEAQAEALLRQDIAWAERTINDAIKVPLFQFEYDALVCFMYNLQHHGDALLDFVNTGQYNKVGDRMRTYATSKGHPIKGLLRRRHREAEMFEAGVYDSSH comes from the coding sequence ATGCCTGACGCACTCGCAACCGCAGTATCAAACACCGATCCCGACTCGAACGTCACGGCATATACGCAACGCTTGGGCAAGCCGTGGAAAATGTCCGAAGACGGCGTTAAATTTCTTGAGGGCTGGGAAGCGTATAGCGCCACCATATATGACACGGATGGAAGCAAGGCCGGGAACGCCACGGTGGGCTATGGTCACTTGGTACACTTGGGAAAAATTTCCGGCGCTGCGTCCGAGAAGCCTTTTCAAAAAGGAATTAGCGAAGCGCAAGCGGAAGCGCTTCTTCGGCAAGACATTGCATGGGCTGAGAGGACCATCAACGACGCGATTAAGGTGCCGCTGTTTCAGTTCGAATACGATGCCCTGGTATGTTTTATGTATAACTTGCAGCATCACGGAGACGCACTCCTCGATTTTGTCAATACGGGGCAATACAACAAAGTCGGCGACAGGATGCGGACATACGCAACGTCAAAAGGCCACCCAATTAAGGGCTTGCTCAGGCGTCGTCATCGCGAAGCAGAGATGTTCGAAGCGGGGGTTTATGATTCTTCGCACTAA
- a CDS encoding PAAR domain-containing protein, producing the protein MFDRLVADYDRTTTGGVLIGRSNYFNEEGKMYARKESHATCGNCKGGWPIYGTTGDWMDEGFPLAKDMDGVLCPCGKNFVLAAGNSNAFYSESKDKAQTETYVILRKLTLTTNSSRFAMQRGCGLQKCTTPCACLRANCGTA; encoded by the coding sequence ATGTTTGATCGACTTGTAGCGGACTATGACCGCACCACTACGGGCGGGGTGTTGATTGGCCGGAGCAACTACTTTAACGAAGAAGGAAAAATGTACGCCCGTAAGGAGAGTCATGCGACGTGCGGAAACTGCAAAGGCGGATGGCCGATTTACGGCACTACTGGCGACTGGATGGATGAAGGCTTCCCGTTAGCGAAAGACATGGACGGCGTTCTGTGTCCATGCGGAAAGAACTTTGTCCTCGCGGCGGGTAACTCCAATGCGTTCTATTCGGAAAGCAAGGACAAAGCGCAAACCGAAACGTACGTAATATTGCGCAAACTGACACTTACGACGAACAGTTCACGCTTCGCGATGCAAAGGGGTTGCGGCTTGCAGAAATGTACTACACCGTGCGCATGCCTTCGGGCGAACTGCGGCACGGCGTAA
- the rbsK gene encoding ribokinase: MARVVVVGSINMDMVVATDTFPRLGETLFGTHFSTHPGGKGANQAVAAARLGAEVTMIGCVGADAFGGEMKATLAREGVDIAHVSTGREATGIASITLSGGDNAIIVVPGANHELSAEDIDRASAAIAQADVVLAQLEVPYATVLHAARRAREHGKPFFLNPAPAVELSGELLELTTLLTPNEHELATALQTPEGAWAEVIARSPVRIAMTHGKDGAYYTDANGELVHQPGFAVEAVDTTGAGDTFNGALAAFWHLGIGEAVRRANAAGALSVTRAGAQGGMPTLAELETFLNTQARDSQ; this comes from the coding sequence ATGGCGCGCGTAGTGGTGGTGGGCAGCATCAACATGGACATGGTCGTCGCGACCGACACGTTTCCCCGGCTCGGCGAAACGCTGTTCGGCACGCATTTTTCGACGCATCCGGGCGGCAAGGGCGCGAATCAGGCGGTCGCCGCGGCGCGTCTTGGCGCCGAAGTCACGATGATCGGCTGCGTGGGTGCAGATGCCTTCGGCGGCGAAATGAAAGCGACGCTCGCGCGTGAAGGCGTCGATATCGCCCACGTGAGCACGGGTCGTGAAGCGACCGGCATTGCCTCGATCACGCTTTCGGGCGGCGACAACGCGATCATCGTCGTGCCCGGCGCGAACCACGAGCTTTCTGCCGAAGACATCGACCGCGCAAGCGCTGCGATCGCGCAGGCCGACGTCGTGCTCGCGCAACTCGAAGTGCCCTACGCAACAGTGCTGCACGCCGCGCGGCGCGCACGCGAGCATGGCAAGCCTTTCTTTCTCAATCCTGCACCCGCAGTCGAACTGAGCGGCGAGCTGCTCGAGCTGACCACGCTGCTCACGCCAAACGAGCATGAACTCGCGACCGCGCTGCAAACGCCAGAAGGTGCGTGGGCCGAGGTCATCGCGCGTTCGCCCGTACGCATCGCCATGACGCACGGTAAAGACGGCGCGTATTACACCGACGCGAATGGCGAACTCGTGCATCAGCCGGGCTTCGCTGTCGAGGCCGTCGATACGACCGGCGCCGGCGACACCTTCAACGGCGCACTCGCGGCGTTCTGGCATCTCGGCATTGGCGAGGCCGTGCGGCGCGCGAACGCCGCGGGCGCGCTTTCCGTGACGCGCGCCGGGGCGCAGGGCGGCATGCCCACGCTCGCCGAACTCGAAACCTTCCTGAACACGCAAGCCCGAGATTCGCAGTGA